Proteins encoded within one genomic window of Perognathus longimembris pacificus isolate PPM17 chromosome 28, ASM2315922v1, whole genome shotgun sequence:
- the Kcne5 gene encoding potassium voltage-gated channel subfamily E regulatory beta subunit 5, with translation MNCSESQRLQTLLSRLLLDLHHRGNASGLGAGPGPSMGMGVVPDPFVGREVTSAKGNDAYLYILLIMIFYACLAGGLILAYTRSRKLVEAKNEPSQAYPGEQEWATGRYPDTDAEKASGSPAQGLSHSALGALPALPLGAKQV, from the coding sequence ATGAATTGCAGCGAGAGTCAACGGCTGCAAACTCTTTTGAGCCGCCTGCTGCTTGACCTGCACCATCGGGGTAATGCTAGCGGCTTGGGCGCCGGCCCCGGCCCAAGCATGGGTATGGGTGTCGTGCCTGACCCTTTTGTGGGCCGCGAGGTGACCAGCGCCAAAGGCAACGACGCCTATCTCTACATCCTGCTCATCATGATCTTCTACGCCTGCCTGGCCGGAGGCCTCATCCTGGCCTACACTCGCTCCCGCAAGCTCGTGGAGGCCAAGAACGAGCCATCTCAGGCCTACCCCGGGGAGCAGGAATGGGCCACCGGCCGCTACCCCGACACCGATGCCGAGAAAGCCTCTGGCTCCCCTGCCCAGGGTCTCAGCCACTCTGCCCTGGGGGCGCTGCCTGCTCTTCCTCTAGGTGCCAAGCAGGTCTAG